In a genomic window of Fimbriiglobus ruber:
- a CDS encoding diguanylate cyclase: MEPRTRDILADLTDRTPLLGTTRYKCSVLVVDDEPSVLALLTTQLSQEFEVVTACSADHARRVLADRVTDIVLTDLQLPDISGIQFLDWVHRYAPRAARVLLTGTARVEDTADAINCCRVHRLVLKPWRAEDLVATLRSVARSLLLERSHEQLLDEYRRLNLELEQRVRDRTRELEQAMHQLQMKNQILEKMALTDALTGLPNRRAIELIARKELLRRTRTPAGIAFGLIDADRFKQINSQYLLCGGDHVLTWLGQMLQQAIRATDALGRVGGEEFMVVAPATDLVGAEILAERLRATVADSETRYHDEPIRVTVSVGFAVAPAGVPTGYENLRELASAALAEAKATGRNRFVVRSIGS; this comes from the coding sequence TTGGAACCCCGAACTCGCGATATCCTCGCTGACCTCACCGACCGGACTCCCCTTTTGGGCACGACCCGCTACAAGTGCTCGGTCTTGGTCGTTGACGACGAACCGTCCGTTCTTGCGCTCCTGACCACCCAGTTGAGTCAGGAGTTCGAGGTCGTCACGGCCTGCTCGGCCGACCACGCCCGCCGCGTGCTGGCCGACCGGGTCACCGATATCGTTTTGACCGATCTCCAGCTGCCCGACATCAGCGGGATTCAATTTCTCGACTGGGTTCACCGTTATGCCCCGCGGGCGGCACGGGTTTTGCTAACGGGAACTGCCCGTGTCGAAGATACGGCCGACGCCATTAATTGTTGTCGGGTTCACCGGCTCGTTCTGAAGCCCTGGCGGGCCGAAGACCTCGTGGCCACTCTCAGATCGGTCGCCCGGAGCCTGCTTCTGGAGCGCAGTCACGAGCAACTACTCGATGAGTACCGGCGCTTGAACCTCGAACTGGAACAACGCGTCCGCGACCGCACGCGCGAACTCGAACAGGCGATGCATCAGCTCCAGATGAAGAACCAGATTCTGGAAAAGATGGCCCTGACTGACGCGCTGACCGGCCTGCCGAACCGCCGGGCGATCGAGCTGATCGCCCGGAAGGAATTGCTCCGCCGGACCCGAACGCCCGCAGGCATCGCGTTCGGGTTGATCGACGCCGACCGGTTTAAACAGATCAACTCGCAATACCTGCTCTGCGGCGGGGACCACGTTTTGACCTGGCTGGGCCAAATGCTCCAGCAGGCGATCCGCGCGACCGACGCGCTCGGGCGGGTCGGGGGCGAGGAGTTTATGGTGGTGGCCCCGGCCACCGACCTCGTCGGAGCCGAGATCCTCGCCGAGAGACTCCGCGCGACCGTGGCCGATTCCGAGACCCGGTACCACGACGAACCGATCCGGGTGACCGTCAGCGTCGGGTTCGCGGTGGCCCCGGCCGGCGTGCCGACCGGGTACGAGAACCTCCGTGAACTCGCGTCCGCCGCGCTCGCGGAGGCCAAGGCGACGGGGCGGAATCGATTCGTGGTGCGGTCGATCGGCAGCTGA
- a CDS encoding sigma-70 family RNA polymerase sigma factor — protein sequence MKTARRKRQVPSAKVADTPLTTFSSDLLTPEEERELLTSFWDCKSELVRVLVRHFPDLRANKPPLEPWPMAQFIRDNCAEEAREVLAVRRLHDRYVHFKHRLASANIRLAAHVAKRFRHHSLSYSDLLQEAVCGLMQAIDRFDVSHGTRLATYATWWIRQTLQIAVARQSHLVSLSPHHLQELGLLQQESEALAHGGKHLPSPQELAHRTGSSLEHLNHLQTATRTPVSLNAVLDDDSDFKLTEAMPDTQTLTMQENNERQEALRFLMDNLRPREKKVLDLRFGLTGSGTHSLRQIGHLLRISKERVRQIQNRALEKLRANAERVGWEPTLLLE from the coding sequence ATGAAGACCGCCAGGCGGAAGCGACAGGTTCCGTCGGCCAAGGTCGCGGACACCCCGTTGACCACCTTTTCCTCGGACCTCCTCACGCCGGAAGAAGAACGCGAACTTCTCACCAGCTTCTGGGATTGTAAGAGCGAATTGGTACGGGTTCTGGTCCGTCACTTTCCCGACCTCCGTGCGAACAAGCCGCCCCTCGAACCGTGGCCGATGGCCCAGTTCATACGCGATAATTGTGCCGAAGAGGCCCGAGAAGTGCTGGCCGTCCGCCGGCTGCACGACCGGTACGTCCACTTCAAGCACCGGCTCGCGTCGGCGAACATCCGGCTGGCGGCCCACGTGGCCAAGCGGTTCCGCCACCACAGTCTGAGCTACTCGGACCTGCTCCAAGAGGCGGTCTGCGGCCTGATGCAGGCGATCGACCGGTTCGACGTCAGCCACGGCACGCGGCTCGCGACCTACGCGACGTGGTGGATTCGCCAGACCCTGCAGATCGCGGTCGCCCGGCAGAGCCACCTGGTCAGCCTGAGCCCTCACCACCTGCAAGAGCTCGGCCTGCTGCAGCAAGAAAGTGAAGCCCTGGCCCACGGCGGTAAGCACCTGCCCAGCCCGCAAGAACTGGCCCACCGCACCGGCAGCAGCCTGGAACACCTGAACCACCTGCAGACGGCCACCCGCACGCCGGTCTCGCTGAACGCCGTCCTCGACGACGACAGTGATTTCAAGTTGACCGAGGCGATGCCGGACACCCAGACCCTGACCATGCAGGAGAACAACGAGCGGCAGGAAGCGCTCCGGTTCCTGATGGACAACCTGCGGCCGCGGGAGAAGAAGGTTCTCGACCTCCGCTTCGGCCTGACCGGCAGCGGCACGCACAGCCTGCGGCAGATCGGTCATCTGCTCCGGATCAGCAAGGAGCGGGTCCGCCAGATTCAGAACCGCGCCCTGGAAAAGCTCCGCGCCAACGCCGAGCGAGTTGGCTGGGAGCCGACCTTGTTACTCGAGTAA
- a CDS encoding SpoIIE family protein phosphatase: protein MPSLILLKSPGGATAGVTYTLAGDLFVIGRDADTCQIVIPNGSVSRKHAQIRRAQGQFLIEDLESRNGTVVNNQKVSAPTPLKNDDRVKICDFLFRFHDDRPTLLRPAASAESDDVFEVEEGNNTTVRHSVPRAAAQQIIDTQPAERLRALLDISTSLSRTLELEPLLPQIADALFNVFRQADRCFVIMLDAAGRMVPKVVKSRRPGADDDHRFSRTIVKRCLDTSQSYLTEDAAADTDIGPSQSIAEFRIRSVMCVPLIAADGTRLGAMVLDTQSIAAKFREDDLKLLTIVANLASVAIEKAQALTALVSREKERKEIEIARKVQVGFLPKAYPGLQGYEFYAHYSPAQSVGGDYYDFIALPRGRVAVVLGDVAGKGVAAALLMAKLSAEVRFCMLTEPDPASAIRLLNEQLIQGGIGDRFVTLAAFIIDPASHQVTVVNAGHVNPLRYRTAAGDLTEVVTNAESGVPLGAVSGWEYVAKIVPLEVGDTLLVFTDGVTDSENAEGVPFRPDGVRRAVQTDSVIGADGRPHGVGDRLVRAVTKHAGGHPQFDDIALVCFGRVEGGPITTTGSHLVPRLVE, encoded by the coding sequence ATGCCGTCTCTTATCCTGTTAAAGTCGCCTGGCGGTGCCACGGCCGGGGTTACGTACACCCTGGCGGGCGACCTGTTCGTAATCGGGCGGGACGCCGATACTTGCCAGATCGTCATCCCGAACGGATCGGTGAGCCGAAAACACGCGCAAATCCGGCGGGCCCAGGGACAGTTCCTGATCGAGGACCTGGAGAGCCGGAACGGGACGGTGGTGAACAACCAGAAGGTGTCCGCCCCGACGCCCCTCAAGAACGACGACCGGGTCAAGATCTGCGACTTCCTGTTCCGCTTCCACGACGACCGGCCGACCCTACTCCGCCCGGCGGCCTCCGCTGAATCCGACGACGTGTTTGAAGTCGAGGAGGGGAATAACACCACCGTCCGCCATTCGGTCCCCCGGGCTGCCGCCCAGCAGATCATCGACACCCAACCGGCCGAACGGCTCCGGGCCCTGCTCGACATCAGCACCAGCCTGTCCCGGACGCTCGAACTCGAACCGCTCCTCCCGCAGATCGCGGACGCCCTGTTCAACGTCTTCCGGCAGGCCGACCGGTGTTTCGTCATTATGCTGGACGCGGCCGGGCGGATGGTCCCGAAGGTGGTCAAGTCCCGCCGCCCGGGGGCCGACGACGACCACCGGTTCAGCCGGACGATCGTCAAGCGGTGCCTCGACACCTCCCAGTCGTACCTGACCGAGGACGCCGCGGCCGACACGGACATCGGGCCGTCCCAGTCGATCGCCGAGTTCCGCATCCGGTCGGTCATGTGCGTCCCGCTGATCGCCGCGGACGGGACGCGGCTCGGGGCGATGGTCCTCGACACCCAAAGCATCGCCGCCAAGTTCCGGGAGGACGACCTCAAGTTGCTGACCATCGTGGCCAACCTGGCGTCGGTCGCGATCGAGAAGGCCCAGGCGCTGACGGCCCTCGTCTCCCGCGAGAAAGAGCGGAAGGAAATCGAGATCGCGCGGAAGGTGCAGGTCGGGTTCCTCCCGAAGGCGTACCCGGGCCTACAGGGGTACGAGTTTTACGCCCACTACAGCCCCGCCCAGTCCGTCGGCGGCGACTACTACGACTTCATCGCCCTCCCCCGCGGGCGGGTGGCCGTCGTTCTCGGGGACGTGGCCGGCAAGGGCGTCGCGGCCGCCCTCTTGATGGCCAAATTGAGCGCCGAAGTCCGCTTCTGCATGCTGACCGAGCCCGACCCCGCGAGCGCCATTCGGCTGCTGAACGAGCAACTCATCCAGGGCGGGATCGGCGACCGCTTCGTCACCCTGGCTGCGTTCATCATCGACCCGGCCTCGCACCAGGTCACGGTCGTCAACGCCGGGCACGTGAACCCGCTGCGGTACCGGACTGCGGCCGGCGACCTGACCGAGGTCGTGACCAACGCCGAGAGCGGGGTCCCGCTCGGGGCCGTCTCCGGGTGGGAATACGTGGCGAAGATCGTCCCGCTGGAAGTCGGGGACACGCTGCTGGTCTTCACCGACGGCGTGACCGATTCCGAGAACGCGGAGGGCGTGCCATTCCGACCCGACGGGGTCCGCCGGGCGGTGCAGACCGATTCGGTCATCGGGGCCGACGGCCGGCCGCACGGGGTCGGGGACCGGCTCGTCCGCGCCGTCACCAAGCACGCGGGCGGGCACCCGCAGTTCGACGACATCGCCCTCGTCTGTTTCGGCCGCGTCGAGGGCGGGCCGATCACCACGACCGGGAGCCACCTCGTCCCCCGCCTGGTCGAGTAG
- a CDS encoding ATP-dependent Clp protease adaptor ClpS, with the protein MSKTSTLPEVESESAQKLKYQPPYHVILLNDDDHSYVYVITMLKELFGHPEQKGYQLADAVDKQGRAIVFTTTREHAELKQEQIHAYGPDPTIPRCKGAMTAVIEPAE; encoded by the coding sequence ATGAGTAAGACGTCTACGCTGCCCGAGGTCGAGAGCGAATCGGCGCAGAAGTTAAAATACCAACCGCCGTACCACGTCATTCTGTTGAACGACGACGATCATTCTTATGTGTACGTTATTACCATGCTAAAGGAGCTGTTCGGCCACCCCGAGCAGAAGGGCTACCAGCTCGCGGACGCGGTGGACAAGCAGGGCCGGGCGATCGTGTTTACGACTACCCGCGAACACGCCGAGTTGAAGCAGGAGCAAATCCACGCCTACGGCCCGGACCCGACCATTCCCCGGTGCAAGGGGGCGATGACGGCCGTGATCGAACCGGCCGAGTAG
- a CDS encoding peptidylprolyl isomerase, protein MWLKLVAVCFVGLAIAATSARAENPVVQIDTSMGTIKAELYEDKAPITVKNFLSYVDDKFYDGTVFHRVIPTFMIQGGGMTPSMEEKKTKEKIKNEAANGLSNTRGTLAMARTNEVDSATSQFFINVKDNDFLNHTGTAPRAFGYCVFGKVIEGMDVVDKIKAVKTGNKGGHENVPVEEVVIKSITRVKK, encoded by the coding sequence ATGTGGCTGAAACTCGTCGCCGTCTGTTTCGTGGGTCTGGCCATCGCCGCCACCAGCGCCCGGGCCGAGAACCCGGTCGTGCAAATCGACACCTCGATGGGCACGATCAAGGCCGAGTTGTACGAAGACAAGGCCCCGATCACCGTCAAGAACTTCCTCAGCTACGTTGACGACAAGTTCTACGACGGCACCGTCTTCCACCGGGTCATCCCCACGTTCATGATCCAGGGCGGCGGGATGACCCCGTCGATGGAAGAGAAAAAGACCAAGGAAAAGATCAAAAACGAGGCCGCCAACGGCCTGTCGAATACCCGCGGCACGCTCGCGATGGCGCGAACCAATGAGGTCGACAGCGCGACCTCTCAGTTCTTCATCAACGTCAAGGACAACGATTTCTTGAACCACACGGGCACGGCCCCGCGGGCGTTCGGGTACTGCGTGTTCGGCAAGGTGATCGAGGGGATGGACGTGGTGGACAAGATCAAGGCGGTCAAGACCGGTAACAAAGGCGGTCACGAGAACGTCCCGGTCGAAGAGGTGGTCATCAAGTCCATCACCCGCGTAAAGAAGTAA
- a CDS encoding helix-turn-helix domain-containing protein — translation MLVRRGWSQRTRWTARGQNRKGRCAVEPLTVKEAAPRLRLSEASVYALCAAKKLRHQRVGLGRGKIVIPPDAISEYLSKGTVKSAEAHPTALLSAARK, via the coding sequence GTGTTGGTGAGACGTGGATGGAGCCAACGAACGCGATGGACCGCAAGGGGTCAGAACCGGAAAGGTAGGTGTGCTGTGGAACCGTTGACCGTGAAGGAAGCCGCGCCACGGTTGCGGCTGAGCGAAGCGAGCGTCTACGCTCTCTGTGCGGCGAAGAAATTGCGACATCAGCGGGTAGGGCTCGGGCGGGGTAAAATCGTTATCCCACCCGATGCCATCAGCGAGTATCTCTCCAAAGGAACCGTGAAGTCCGCCGAGGCTCATCCAACTGCCTTGTTGAGCGCCGCCCGTAAGTAA
- a CDS encoding (2Fe-2S)-binding protein, with translation MDLDDKVCLCFHVTRRKLVNFVRIHQPKVPSQLSECGSAGTGCGWCVPFLKQIHKQGTAPQAGPPVDLEVLTAAEYAQQRAAYVKSGKGTPPPGATALPVAE, from the coding sequence ATGGATCTGGACGACAAAGTCTGTTTGTGCTTCCACGTCACCCGCCGCAAGCTGGTGAACTTCGTTCGCATTCACCAGCCCAAGGTGCCGAGTCAATTGTCCGAGTGTGGGAGCGCGGGAACCGGGTGTGGATGGTGCGTGCCTTTCTTGAAGCAGATCCACAAACAGGGTACGGCACCGCAAGCCGGGCCGCCGGTCGATCTCGAAGTGCTGACGGCTGCCGAGTACGCGCAACAGCGGGCGGCATACGTCAAGTCCGGCAAAGGCACCCCGCCGCCCGGCGCGACGGCACTGCCGGTGGCCGAATGA
- a CDS encoding tyrosine-type recombinase/integrase, which produces MRRREPFFKKSHNAWYVELDRKQIRLAETEAEAFEKFHELMAARKKAEKFVTPGEPAPVTLGDLLDQFLASGFKGRAAQTKSWYTDKLTPFVTHYGREFSVPDLKPFHVDQWIAAHPDWSSGTARNLWRAVQRLCRWGHRKGLIPELAVLHQEKPKAGRREVVISPEQYAELSGFIRNDEFRAIVTLSWETGARPQELMAAKVRHLDAGNKRLVFPPQESKDKDRPRVIYLTDAAFDLIRPKSGAISEDYLLKNSEGRPWTPDASLCAFAALHKRMKKAGVDAHKYCLYHFRHSWLDRMLKKGTDVLTCAILMGHRDPSMIARTYQHLSQSPDYLRAALNKAVG; this is translated from the coding sequence ATGCGACGCCGTGAACCCTTCTTTAAGAAGTCTCACAACGCTTGGTACGTCGAACTCGACCGCAAGCAAATCCGTCTCGCCGAAACCGAGGCGGAGGCATTTGAAAAGTTCCACGAACTCATGGCCGCCCGAAAGAAGGCGGAGAAGTTTGTAACCCCGGGCGAACCCGCCCCAGTCACACTCGGCGATCTGCTCGACCAGTTCCTTGCGTCCGGCTTCAAGGGCAGGGCCGCCCAGACTAAAAGCTGGTACACCGACAAACTCACCCCGTTTGTCACCCACTACGGCCGCGAATTCTCTGTTCCCGACCTGAAGCCCTTTCACGTTGACCAGTGGATCGCCGCTCACCCGGACTGGTCATCAGGCACCGCCCGCAACCTCTGGCGCGCCGTCCAGCGGTTGTGTCGGTGGGGCCACCGCAAAGGACTGATCCCCGAACTCGCGGTCCTGCACCAGGAGAAGCCGAAGGCCGGGCGGCGTGAAGTCGTCATCTCGCCCGAGCAGTACGCCGAGTTGTCCGGGTTCATCCGCAACGACGAGTTCCGAGCTATTGTCACGCTCTCATGGGAGACCGGTGCGCGTCCGCAGGAACTGATGGCGGCGAAGGTCCGACACCTCGACGCCGGAAACAAGCGGCTAGTTTTCCCGCCGCAGGAGAGCAAGGACAAGGACCGCCCGCGGGTGATCTACCTAACTGATGCCGCATTCGACCTGATCCGGCCGAAGAGCGGCGCTATCTCTGAAGACTACCTGCTGAAAAATTCTGAGGGGCGCCCCTGGACGCCGGACGCCTCGCTTTGCGCGTTCGCCGCACTGCACAAGCGAATGAAGAAGGCGGGCGTCGACGCACACAAATACTGCCTGTACCACTTCCGGCATTCGTGGCTCGACCGGATGCTGAAAAAAGGCACAGACGTTTTGACCTGCGCCATCTTGATGGGCCACCGAGACCCATCAATGATCGCGCGGACTTACCAGCACCTCTCACAAAGTCCGGATTACTTACGGGCGGCGCTCAACAAGGCAGTTGGATGA